In Drosophila innubila isolate TH190305 chromosome 2R unlocalized genomic scaffold, UK_Dinn_1.0 1_C_2R, whole genome shotgun sequence, the following are encoded in one genomic region:
- the LOC117783168 gene encoding uncharacterized protein LOC117783168 codes for MDYRLLVKILSFLLLAELSASQLQQQQQQQLQQPLQQQQSASQSQTDYGEEPPEGYYAFVESPNAVPPRVRPPPYTFVNADCKDVAAGKKSAVSVHNICGDLNKGQIPKNPLGQNVLGEPYPFELIRNQTLKFLSKTLPVLKADDTLPKVTQIIRDEPVDQLDNNNIDRHYGSRVTRSLPDGVQSNEYSYFDPALDEEDQHQQKLHEQRRAAEERKPRKFCDGGGVFCTLYRAIQGDTSSAVPAGPTAERREEVGPIRYEGPPTPCPAKVEYATPVFAKNYQGAWRYVVQIPYEGYFTQTVEVTRCIQARCHYLDGGCLSSPRWVSLLVAEIFYPNAEDTVPSSSTTTQAPSVQDFQAYQQYLQKRAGVATASDGTSSAVNAGGQSAPADAHCDGHDELGCFQVRLYYDWFLIPGSCKCWRPDYFAKYVRRKSVADL; via the exons aaaatactCAGCTTTTTGCTGCTTGCCGAGTTGTCGGCTTCACAgcttcaacagcaacagcaacaacaactacaacagccactgcaacaacaacagtcagcGTCGCAATCCCAGACAGATTATGGCGAGGAGCCACCAGAGGGATACTACGCCTTTGTGGAGTCACCGAATGCGGTGCCACCTCGTGTCCGTCCACCGCCCTACACCTTTGTCAATGCTGACTGCAAGGATGTCGCCGCTGGCAAGAAGTCGGCCGTGTCCGTTCACAACATTTGCGGAGATTTGAACAAGGGACAGATACCCAAGAATCCGCTGGGCCAGAATGTGCTCGGTGAGCCGTATCCCTT CGAACTTATACGCAATCAGACTCTCAAGTTTCTGTCCAAGACGCTGCCTGTGCTGAAGGCGGACGATACGCTGCCCAAGGTCACACAGATCATACGTGACGAGCCGGTGGATCAgctggacaacaacaacatcgatcGCCATTATGGCTCTCGTGTCACACGCAGTCTGCCCGATGGCGTGCAGTCCAACGAGTACAGCTACTTCGATCCCGCCCTGGACGAGGAGGATCAGCATCAGCAGAAGCTGCACGAACAGCGACGTGCCGCCGAAGAGCGCAAACCACGCAAGTTCTGCGATGGCGGCGGAGT CTTCTGCACACTGTACCGTGCTATACAAGGCGACACCAGTTCCGCAGTGCCCGCTGGTCCGACGGCAGAGCGTCGCGAGGAGGTTGGTCCAATACGCTATGAGGGACCACCAACTCCTTGCCCCGCCAAGGTGGAGTATGCAACACCAGTGTTTGCCAAGAACTACCAGGGTGCCTGGCGCTATGTGGTGCAGATTCCCTATGAGGGTTACTTCACACAGACCGTGGAGGTGACGCGTTGCATCCAGGCGCGTTGTCATTATCTCGACGGTGGATGTTTGTCCTCGCCACGTTGGGTCAGTCTGTTGGTGGCGGAGATCTTCTATCCGAATGCCGAGGACACTGTGCCAAGCAGCAGCACCACAACGCAGGCGCCTTCGGTGCAGGACTTCCAGGCCTATCAACAGTATCTACAGAAGCGTGCGGGCGTGGCCACCGCCTCCGATGGCACCTCCAGTGCAGTGAATGCTGGCGGCCAGAGTGCACCAGCTGATGCCCATTGCGATGGTCATGATGAGCTGGGTTGCTTCCAGGTGCGGCTCTACTACGACTGGTTCTTGATACCCGGCTCCTGCAAATGCTGGCGTCCAGATTACTTTGCCAAATACGTGCGCCGAAAGTCAGTCGCCGACTTGTAG